In Camelina sativa cultivar DH55 chromosome 13, Cs, whole genome shotgun sequence, the genomic window TGCGAATAGGAAgcgaaccgttgggtttggtgtAGCTTTGACTAGTAATGGTTTCAAGAATCCAGATGCAAATGATgtggatgaagatgataatTACGAGAATCTAGCTGGAGATCATGATTTAAGTATCAACAATGGAGACTTGCATCCTGGTAAGTTTTTGTTATATCCCTATGTGATTGTTGTGTTAGTAAGATAGCTTGAGTAGTGCAATGAGATAGGATATGCTACAGTCAGTCTGTAATGTAGTGTTTAACTATAGTCTTGTTTAGTTTATACTGGAGGTAGTGTATCCTATGGTCGAGAGTTTTGAGTTATGTCTACTTGGTTTGCAGgataactttcaaattttaaacgTGATAGCCAGTTTCCGTATCTAAATCATTGGCAGGGCTTCAGCAAGATCTCATACTGCTCTCAAAATTATCCATAGTCGGGGAAACTGTTGAGAAGCTTTACCTTTGGGGACACTCAGCTTGTACGATAGATAAAACAGACAGAAAAGAGGTTATTGTGTTTGGTGGGTTTGGAGGTTTTGGTAGACATGCTCGAAGAAACGAGTCTTTGTTGCTCGATCCTTCAAGTGGCACCTTAAAGTTGATTGCAGTCAATGAATCTCCATCAGCACGACTTGGCCACACAGCTTCAATGGTTGGCGATTTTATGTTTGTAATTGGAGGAAGGGCTGATCccttgaaaattttgaatgatGTGTGGAGGCTCGATATACCCAAGGGTGAATGGAGCTCACAGAGGTGTATTGGAAGTGAATTTCCTCCAAGGTAAATGTCATTTTGTGTGTCCATTTCTTTAACAAACCTTTGACCTATTTCCAATGATAAACTTCTATGTactgtttattttgttaaatgaaCCTCAAATTCTCAGAGATGCTCTCAACTGTATTTTAGAAACTATTAATCCTATTTATTGCACTTAGTTTGATGTCTATCTTGCTTCGTTTCTTTGGTtgattatatgtttttgttgtattaacATCTTTTCAGATAATTGTTACTCAAATTTTCTTCTAAATGCAAATCCTTTGAATTGAGCAGGCATCGGCATGCAGCAGCCAGTGTTGGCTCAAAAGTATACATATTTGGTGGGCTCTACAATGATAAGATAGTTTCCTCTTTGCACATTTTGGATACAAAGGACCTTCAGTGGAAAGAAATTGAACAACACGGTCAATGGCCCTGTGCGCGCCACTCTCATGCTATGGTTGCATATGAGTCTCAGTTATTCATGTTTGGAGGGTACAATGGAGAAAATGTACTCAATGATCTATACAGCTTTGATGTCCAAAGCTGTTATTGGAAACTTGAAGTGATTTCTGGAAAATGGCCTCATGGCAGATTTTCCCACTCAATGTTTGTTTATAAGCATATTATTGGCATCATCGGAGGTTGTCCTGTCTCACAAAATTGTCAAGAGTTGACGTTGCTAGATCTGAAGCACCGAATGTGGAGAAGTGTGAGATTGGAATTCATGAATAAAGAGTTGTTTGTTCGAAGTACAGCCAGCGTTCTTGGTGATGATCTCATCGTCATTGGTGGTGGAGCTGCTTGCTATGCTTTTGGGACAAAGTTTAGTGAACCAGTGAAAATCAACTTGGTTCAATCTGTGACTATGAGTGAAAATCTTGTTCCTCCTCAACCTGAAGATGTTTCTATAGAATCGAATAAAAACAATGCAGATTTGAAGACTGAAACGTCTCTGTCTCAACCATGGGTGATACAGTTAGAAAGAAAGTATGCAAAGTTTGGCAAAGACATACTTCAAAATTTCGGATGGTTAGACCTTGAGAGGAAGGTTTACTCAAACGAAAAAGGTCTTTGTATATGCTTTCCTGTGACTGAAAAGTTTTCTGAACTTTTCCATGAGAAGCAGCTTTTGGGCGAAGACAAAGAAGGGTCAGAGGATGATAACCTAATAAAGGGTCTATCGTTAAAGGATATATCCAGCTTAGCAGCTTTGAATCTATTGAAGGAACATGGTGCTAAAAAACTCATTAATGTATCTTTTGAAGCCAAAAAAGTTGCAAAATCCCCAGtacagagaatgagagaagatATAACATCTGTACTTAAACAGAAAGGCCTACCGGAAGAGCTTTTGGATGAGCTTCCACAGAAGTAAGTATTCCTGAAANNNNNNNNNNNNNNNNNNNNNNNNNNNNNNNNNNNNNNNNNNNNNNNNNNNNNNNNNNNNNNNNNNNNNNNNNNNNNNNNNNNNNNNNNNNNNNNNNNNNNNNNNNNNNNNNNNNNNNNNNNNNNNNNNNNNNNNNNNNNNNNNNNNNNNNNNNNNNNNNNNNNNNNNNNNNNNNNNNNNNNNNNNNNNNNNNNNNNNNNNNNNNNNNNNNNNNNNNNNNNNNNNNNNNNNNNNNNNNNNNNNNNNNNNNNNNNNNNNNNNNNNNNNNNNNNNNNNNNNNNNNNNNNNNNNNNNNNNNNNNNNNNNNNNNNNNNNNNNNNNNNNNNNNNNNNNNNNNNNNNNNNNNNNNNNNNNNNNNNNNNNNNNNNNNNNNNNNNNNNNNNNNNNNNNNNNTCCTCAACCTGAAGATGTTTCTATAGAATCGAATAAAAACAATGCAGATTTGAAGACTGAAACGTCTCTGTCTCAACCATGGGTGATACAGTTAGAAAGAAAGTATGCAAAGTTTGGCAAAGACATACTTAAAAATTTCGGATGGTTAGACCTTGAGAGGAAGGTGTACTCAAACGAAAAAGGTCTTTGTATATGCTTTCCTGTGACTGAAAAGTTTTCTGAACTTTTCCATGAGAAGCAGCTTTTGGGCGAAGACAAAGAAGGGTCAGAGGATGATAACCTAATAAAGGGTCTATCGTTAAAGGATATATCCAGCTTAGCAGCTTTGAATCTATTGAAGGAACATGGTGCTAAAAAACTCATTAATGTATCTTTTGAAGCCAAAAAAGTTGCAAAATCCCCAGtacagagaatgagagaagatATAACATCTGTACTTAAACAGAAAGGCCTACCGGAAGAGCTTTTGGATGAGCTTCCACAGAAGTAAGTATTCCTGAAAGCTGATTTTATAATAGTCGGGAACTAAAATGGTGAGAATCTGATTGCGTGCATGTTTTTTTCGCTTCCATCTGATAAGTAATTGTATTTTCTCTACTGGTAGATGGGAACGGCTTGGGGATATTGTTGTGCTTCCTGCAACATCCTTTAAAGATCCAGCTTGGAGATCTATCAGTGATGAAGTTTGGTGTGCTGTTTCTAGATCGCTTAGTGCCAACCGCCTTGCACGCCAAGTATGTTGCTTTAGATCTTTGCACCAATTTTTTTAAGTGCAAACCTTTATATCTTACCTATTCGTCTTGAAGCACTTCGAAATCTACATTATTGATTTATTACAAGTTATGACAATGCTGAGAACTTTACAAACCACTGTCTTACCCAAATTTCATTTGCTTACCAGTAAGACTTATCATCGATTTTGTGTCTTTTTCAGGGACGAGTTGAAGCTAATGGTACAAGAGATAGTACATTGGAAATTCTTGTGGGAGACAATGGATGGGTTGATCACCGTGAAAATGGGATCTTGTACTCTTTTGATGCTACGAAGTGCATGTTCTCGTGGGGTAACCTCTCAGAAAAGCTTCGTATGGGTAACATGGCCTGTGAAAATGAAGTTGTGGTGGATCTGTTTGCTGGAATTGGATATTTCGTTCTCCCATTCCTTGTGAGGTAGGCCATTATCCAAAAAAGTAGAGCAGACATCGTGGTTTATACAATCAGAAGCCATTACTTTCTTGGATCACATGCAACTACAATGCATTCTTAATTTACATTTGCAGGGCAAAAGCAAGGATAGTTTATGCTTGTGAGTGGAATCCCCATGCTATTGAAGCTCTTCGACGTAATCTTGAAGCAAATTCTGTTTCTGAGCGTTGTATCATTCTTGAAGGGGATAACCGGATCACCGCACCTAAAGTACGGTTGATGATATTCCAAACTGCTTACCATATATCAAATCTTAGGCAATACGGTTCATGGTATAATTGTTGGATCGAGTAAATTACTTAAGTAATAGATTTTGcgtttcaaatattttgattcTCAGGGGGTAGCTGACAGAGTCAATCTTGGTCTTATCCCGAGTAGCGAAGGAAGCTGGGTCACAGCTATTCAGGCATTAAGGTGATTCTAATCTCCTTAAAACTTGGTTCTTTATAA contains:
- the LOC104737313 gene encoding tRNA wybutosine-synthesizing protein 2/3/4 isoform X3, whose translation is MDFEKRKAATLASIRSSVTDKSPKGYLDEPIIPLLETINHHPSYFTTSSCSGRVSILSQPKPKLNDSTKKKARGGSWLYITHDPADPDLVISLLFPSKSNQIDPKVDQPSELVFRFEPLIIAVECKDLGSAQFLVAVAISAGFRESGITSCGDGKRVIIAIRCSIRMEVPLGDTQKLMVSPEYVKFLVDIANEKMDANRKRTVGFGVALTSNGFKNPDANDVDEDDNYENLAGDHDLSINNGDLHPGLQQDLILLSKLSIVGETVEKLYLWGHSACTIDKTDRKEVIVFGGFGGFGRHARRNESLLLDPSSGTLKLIAVNESPSARLGHTASMVGDFMFVIGGRADPLKILNDVWRLDIPKGEWSSQRCIGSEFPPRHRHAAASVGSKVYIFGGLYNDKIVSSLHILDTKDLQWKEIEQHGQWPCARHSHAMVAYESQLFMFGGYNGENVLNDLYSFDVQSCYWKLEVISGKWPHGRFSHSMFVYKHIIGIIGGCPVSQNCQELTLLDLKHRMWRSVRLEFMNKELFVRSTASVLGDDLIVIGGGAACYAFGTKFSEPVKINLVQSVTMSENLVPPQPEDVSIESNKNNADLKTETSLSQPWVIQLERKYAKFGKDILQNFGWLDLERKVYSNEKGLCICFPVTEKFSELFHEKQLLGEDKEGSEDDNLIKGLSLKDISSLAALNLLKEHGAKKLINVSFEAKKVAKSPVQRMREDITSVLKQKGLPEELLDELPQKWERLGDIVVLPATSFKDPAWRSISDEVWCAVSRSLSANRLARQGRVEANGTRDSTLEILVGDNGWVDHRENGILYSFDATKCMFSWGNLSEKLRMGNMACENEVVVDLFAGIGYFVLPFLVRAKARIVYACEWNPHAIEALRRNLEANSVSERCIILEGDNRITAPKGVADRVNLGLIPSSEGSWVTAIQALRPEGGVLHVHGNVKDSDESSWGEHVTKTLNDIARAEGHRWDVTVEHIEKVKWYAPRIRHLVADVRCR
- the LOC104737313 gene encoding tRNA wybutosine-synthesizing protein 2/3/4 isoform X1, with the translated sequence MDFEKRKAATLASIRSSVTDKSPKGYLDEPIIPLLETINHHPSYFTTSSCSGRVSILSQPKPKLNDSTKKKARGGSWLYITHDPADPDLVISLLFPSKSNQIDPKVDQPSELVFRFEPLIIAVECKDLGSAQFLVAVAISAGFRESGITSCGDGKRVIIAIRCSIRMEVPLGDTQKLMVSPEYVKFLVDIANEKMDANRKRTVGFGVALTSNGFKNPDANDVDEDDNYENLAGDHDLSINNGDLHPGLQQDLILLSKLSIVGETVEKLYLWGHSACTIDKTDRKEVIVFGGFGGFGRHARRNESLLLDPSSGTLKLIAVNESPSARLGHTASMVGDFMFVIGGRADPLKILNDVWRLDIPKGEWSSQRCIGSEFPPRHRHAAASVGSKVYIFGGLYNDKIVSSLHILDTKDLQWKEIEQHGQWPCARHSHAMVAYESQLFMFGGYNGENVLNDLYSFDVQSCYWKLEVISGKWPHGRFSHSMFVYKHIIGIIGGCPVSQNCQELTLLDLKHRMWRSVRLEFMNKELFVRSTASVLGDDLIVIGGGAACYAFGTKFSEPVKINLVQSVTMSENLVPPQPEDVSIEESNKNNADLKTETSLSQPWVIQLERKYAKFGKDILKNFGWLDLERKVYSNEKGLCICFPVTEKFSELFHEKQLLGEDKEGSEDDNLIKGLSLKDISSLAALNLLKEHGAKKLINVSFEAKKVAKSPVQRMREDITSVLKQKGLPEELLDELPQKWERLGDIVVLPATSFKDPAWRSISDEVWCAVSRSLSANRLARQGRVEANGTRDSTLEILVGDNGWVDHRENGILYSFDATKCMFSWGNLSEKLRMGNMACENEVVVDLFAGIGYFVLPFLVRAKARIVYACEWNPHAIEALRRNLEANSVSERCIILEGDNRITAPKGVADRVNLGLIPSSEGSWVTAIQALRPEGGVLHVHGNVKDSDESSWGEHVTKTLNDIARAEGHRWDVTVEHIEKVKWYAPRIRHLVADVRCR
- the LOC104737313 gene encoding tRNA wybutosine-synthesizing protein 2/3/4 isoform X2, which codes for MDFEKRKAATLASIRSSVTDKSPKGYLDEPIIPLLETINHHPSYFTTSSCSGRVSILSQPKPKLNDSTKKKARGGSWLYITHDPADPDLVISLLFPSKSNQIDPKVDQPSELVFRFEPLIIAVECKDLGSAQFLVAVAISAGFRESGITSCGDGKRVIIAIRCSIRMEVPLGDTQKLMVSPEYVKFLVDIANEKMDANRKRTVGFGVALTSNGFKNPDANDVDEDDNYENLAGDHDLSINNGDLHPGLQQDLILLSKLSIVGETVEKLYLWGHSACTIDKTDRKEVIVFGGFGGFGRHARRNESLLLDPSSGTLKLIAVNESPSARLGHTASMVGDFMFVIGGRADPLKILNDVWRLDIPKGEWSSQRCIGSEFPPRHRHAAASVGSKVYIFGGLYNDKIVSSLHILDTKDLQWKEIEQHGQWPCARHSHAMVAYESQLFMFGGYNGENVLNDLYSFDVQSCYWKLEVISGKWPHGRFSHSMFVYKHIIGIIGGCPVSQNCQELTLLDLKHRMWRSVRLEFMNKELFVRSTASVLGDDLIVIGGGAACYAFGTKFSEPVKINLVQSVTMSENLVPPQPEDVSIESNKNNADLKTETSLSQPWVIQLERKYAKFGKDILKNFGWLDLERKVYSNEKGLCICFPVTEKFSELFHEKQLLGEDKEGSEDDNLIKGLSLKDISSLAALNLLKEHGAKKLINVSFEAKKVAKSPVQRMREDITSVLKQKGLPEELLDELPQKWERLGDIVVLPATSFKDPAWRSISDEVWCAVSRSLSANRLARQGRVEANGTRDSTLEILVGDNGWVDHRENGILYSFDATKCMFSWGNLSEKLRMGNMACENEVVVDLFAGIGYFVLPFLVRAKARIVYACEWNPHAIEALRRNLEANSVSERCIILEGDNRITAPKGVADRVNLGLIPSSEGSWVTAIQALRPEGGVLHVHGNVKDSDESSWGEHVTKTLNDIARAEGHRWDVTVEHIEKVKWYAPRIRHLVADVRCR